One Kiritimatiellales bacterium genomic window carries:
- a CDS encoding trehalase family glycosidase has product MKNNVLTVWGSGQLLAFSGLDGETKFGKSLVLRTALSGVAIEIKIPENGGTLVLPEKPVESLLLAGDFFRISFSGGSSVCGAFVDSFHFLVSGDVSFECGKSMQCCRKNDMLLIGHEECFQPELLESSLEQVIADRRRFLDSLTFPPNADTALWKAASQLKTQCCSAEGQIHHLWSTPDRWPHARMWLWDSVFHAAGMRHINPETARSFLLAVFDLQQPDGFIPHAMDPYKHSSITQPPVLALGAQLIQEKDPSPEFIAGIYPKLVKFLQWIRENRDSDGGGLVEWAIEADANCRSGESGMDNSPRFDDAIQLDAPDFNAFLAHEYEIIAGFAEELGLTDEAESHRKTAAEINRLMNERLWNDAAGFYVDLDVVNQKQSAVLASSGFLPLLSGAPDAEKLERMLTHLAVPGSFGTAFPVPSISRQCEKYYSKDMWRGPVWICMNWLIIRGLKRCNRHAEAEQLRIKTVTELEKYYHRCGTFFEFYDDRGELPPPQLLRKGRCAPEISPYHQAFSDFGWSATLYIDMAMQSF; this is encoded by the coding sequence ATGAAAAACAATGTTTTGACTGTATGGGGCAGCGGGCAGCTGCTGGCATTTTCAGGACTGGACGGTGAAACGAAATTCGGCAAGTCGCTGGTGCTTCGCACCGCATTGTCCGGCGTGGCAATTGAAATTAAAATTCCGGAAAACGGCGGGACACTGGTCCTGCCGGAAAAACCGGTGGAATCGTTATTGCTGGCCGGCGATTTTTTCAGAATCAGCTTTTCCGGCGGGAGCAGTGTGTGCGGAGCGTTTGTCGATAGTTTTCATTTTCTGGTCTCCGGCGATGTTTCATTCGAGTGCGGCAAATCAATGCAGTGCTGCCGGAAGAACGATATGCTTTTAATCGGGCATGAAGAATGTTTCCAGCCGGAATTGCTGGAGAGCAGCCTTGAGCAGGTGATTGCAGACCGCCGGCGGTTTCTTGATTCGCTAACCTTTCCGCCAAATGCTGACACGGCGCTGTGGAAAGCCGCCTCGCAGTTAAAAACGCAATGCTGTTCGGCGGAAGGACAGATTCACCATTTATGGTCTACACCGGACCGGTGGCCGCACGCCCGCATGTGGCTGTGGGACAGTGTGTTTCACGCCGCCGGTATGCGGCACATTAATCCTGAAACGGCGCGCAGTTTTCTGCTGGCGGTTTTTGATTTGCAGCAGCCGGATGGTTTCATTCCGCATGCGATGGATCCGTATAAACACAGCAGTATTACCCAGCCGCCGGTGCTTGCGCTGGGAGCGCAGCTGATTCAGGAAAAAGATCCGTCGCCGGAATTTATCGCCGGAATTTACCCAAAACTGGTGAAGTTTCTTCAATGGATTCGCGAAAACCGTGACAGCGACGGCGGCGGACTTGTTGAGTGGGCTATTGAAGCGGATGCAAACTGCCGGAGCGGTGAAAGCGGAATGGATAACTCCCCGCGCTTTGATGATGCCATCCAACTGGATGCGCCGGATTTTAACGCGTTTCTCGCGCACGAATATGAAATTATCGCCGGATTTGCGGAAGAGCTGGGATTAACCGATGAAGCGGAATCGCACCGGAAAACTGCGGCGGAAATCAACCGGCTGATGAATGAACGGCTGTGGAATGATGCCGCCGGTTTTTATGTTGATCTCGATGTTGTTAATCAAAAGCAAAGCGCAGTACTGGCGTCATCCGGGTTCCTGCCGCTGCTTTCCGGCGCGCCGGATGCTGAAAAACTGGAACGGATGCTCACACATCTGGCCGTTCCGGGCTCATTCGGCACCGCGTTTCCAGTGCCGTCAATTTCGCGGCAGTGCGAAAAATATTATTCCAAGGATATGTGGCGCGGACCGGTCTGGATCTGCATGAACTGGTTAATCATTCGCGGATTAAAACGCTGTAACCGCCACGCAGAAGCAGAACAGTTGCGCATAAAAACCGTTACGGAGCTTGAAAAATATTATCACCGGTGCGGAACATTTTTTGAATTTTATGACGACCGTGGCGAACTGCCGCCGCCGCAACTGCTGCGTAAAGGCAGATGCGCGCCGGAAATCAGTCCGTACCATCAGGCCTTTTCAGACTTCGGCTGGTCCGCCACACTTTATATTGATATGGCGATGCAGAGCTTTTGA
- a CDS encoding PEP-CTERM sorting domain-containing protein (PEP-CTERM proteins occur, often in large numbers, in the proteomes of bacteria that also encode an exosortase, a predicted intramembrane cysteine proteinase. The presence of a PEP-CTERM domain at a protein's C-terminus predicts cleavage within the sorting domain, followed by covalent anchoring to some some component of the (usually Gram-negative) cell surface. Many PEP-CTERM proteins exhibit an unusual sequence composition that includes large numbers of potential glycosylation sites. Expression of one such protein has been shown restore the ability of a bacterium to form floc, a type of biofilm.) — MRKISSITCIIFGCGMFAFSDVIVSVVSNIPTDNVLIGNATGTAGLGWRNNGTDPVREIGQSFLASMDTIMDSFSLKAGGGVGAGASGAGFSVTIYSNSVDTTLGTAISTQTGTYLTTSDGVSSGAWITFDLEDNINLYSGNYYTFTLTWDDPAVPAKNQNFFHQNTGSTFSEGRLWQNNGSSWAASGVADFVFVVQAIPEPVSAGLLTIGGVALMFFRKRFKK; from the coding sequence ATGAGAAAAATCAGCAGTATCACATGTATTATCTTCGGATGCGGAATGTTTGCATTTTCCGATGTTATTGTGAGTGTTGTTTCAAATATACCGACAGACAATGTATTAATTGGTAACGCTACTGGAACTGCAGGATTGGGTTGGCGTAATAACGGTACGGATCCAGTGCGAGAAATCGGACAGTCTTTTTTAGCGTCGATGGATACAATTATGGATTCATTCAGCTTAAAGGCTGGCGGAGGAGTCGGTGCCGGTGCTTCGGGGGCCGGTTTTTCTGTGACGATTTATTCAAATTCAGTTGATACTACTTTGGGAACTGCTATTTCAACACAAACAGGGACTTATTTGACGACAAGCGATGGTGTTTCGAGTGGTGCATGGATTACTTTTGATTTGGAAGATAATATTAATCTTTATTCAGGAAATTATTATACTTTTACACTTACATGGGATGATCCTGCTGTTCCGGCGAAAAACCAGAATTTTTTCCATCAGAATACAGGAAGCACGTTTTCAGAAGGTAGACTCTGGCAAAATAATGGCTCCTCTTGGGCAGCTTCAGGCGTTGCAGACTTTGTATTTGTTGTGCAGGCGATTCCTGAACCGGTATCGGCTGGGTTGTTGACCATCGGTGGCGTTGCGCTGATGTTCTTCCGGAAACGGTTTAAAAAATAA
- a CDS encoding Gfo/Idh/MocA family oxidoreductase yields MSSHHTEKKRRRFAYVGTGSRVKMFLDPVATSYAEDSEIVGLCDSSMVRAEYHRDRIIRELGYREVPLYKAADFHRMLEETKPDTVVVCSVDCTHDYYITESLHAGCSVVTEKPMTVNAEKCQSVLDAVSETQRPVQVTFNYRWAPGATKVKELLSTGVIGNIYQVNMEYCLNTSHGADYFRRWHSIKECSGGLLVHKSTHHFDLINWWIDAVPDRVFARGGLFFYGKENAVKRGDEVFTKYDRYHGNITSGKQDPFAFIYDDADYDQVYNRNIYLDAEKENGYLRDMNVFRAGIDIEDVMNVSVRYRNGILLNYSLNAFSPNEGYRVTFTGNRGRIEYSEVHGAHILFEDGTKKPVNEHAHSGRHHLKVFPMFKEPYEIEVIPGKGGHGGGDILLQEQIFSANPPKDPFGRHAGHEQGAASILIGIAANRSIRTGQDEKITDLVPLRPDAARLSELI; encoded by the coding sequence GTGAGTTCACATCATACTGAAAAAAAACGCCGGCGGTTTGCGTATGTCGGAACAGGATCGCGGGTGAAAATGTTTCTGGATCCGGTGGCAACTTCGTATGCAGAGGATTCTGAGATTGTCGGGCTGTGCGACAGCAGTATGGTGCGCGCTGAATATCATCGCGACCGGATTATCAGGGAGCTTGGATATCGTGAAGTTCCGCTGTATAAAGCGGCGGATTTTCATCGGATGCTGGAAGAGACAAAGCCGGATACGGTGGTCGTCTGTTCAGTGGATTGCACGCACGATTATTATATTACCGAGAGTCTTCATGCCGGATGCAGCGTGGTTACAGAAAAACCGATGACGGTGAATGCGGAAAAGTGCCAATCCGTTCTTGATGCAGTAAGTGAAACTCAGCGGCCGGTTCAGGTGACGTTTAATTATCGTTGGGCACCGGGCGCCACCAAAGTGAAAGAACTGCTGTCGACCGGTGTAATCGGCAATATTTATCAGGTGAATATGGAATACTGCCTGAATACGAGTCACGGTGCGGATTATTTCCGGCGCTGGCATTCAATCAAAGAGTGTTCCGGCGGCCTGCTGGTGCATAAGTCGACACACCATTTTGATTTGATTAACTGGTGGATTGATGCGGTTCCGGACCGCGTGTTTGCACGCGGCGGCCTGTTTTTTTACGGCAAAGAGAATGCGGTAAAGCGCGGCGATGAAGTTTTTACTAAATATGATCGGTATCATGGAAATATAACTTCCGGTAAACAGGATCCGTTTGCATTTATCTATGACGATGCGGATTACGATCAGGTATATAACCGCAATATTTATCTCGATGCAGAAAAAGAGAACGGATACCTGCGTGATATGAATGTGTTTCGCGCCGGCATTGATATTGAAGATGTGATGAATGTTTCCGTACGTTATCGCAACGGCATACTGCTGAACTATTCATTAAACGCATTCAGCCCGAATGAAGGATACCGGGTGACATTTACCGGCAACCGCGGCCGGATTGAATATTCCGAAGTTCACGGTGCACATATTTTGTTTGAGGACGGCACTAAAAAACCGGTGAACGAGCATGCGCACAGCGGACGGCATCACTTGAAGGTTTTTCCGATGTTTAAAGAGCCGTATGAGATTGAGGTGATCCCCGGCAAGGGTGGTCACGGCGGCGGCGATATTCTTCTGCAGGAACAGATTTTTTCGGCCAATCCGCCGAAAGATCCGTTCGGACGGCATGCCGGACACGAGCAGGGCGCAGCATCCATTTTAATCGGAATTGCGGCAAACCGGAGTATTCGGACCGGTCAGGATGAAAAAATTACGGATCTTGTTCCGTTGCGGCCGGATGCTGCCCGCCTGTCCGAATTAATCTGA
- a CDS encoding LacI family DNA-binding transcriptional regulator — translation MNSRSKQTHKISSTADLARYLGLSQWTVSRAINNHKDISEATRRRVMDAMDETGFRPNLFARGLRGRSSRMIGISFFRLNVPILNQKVLNIQTFFREKQYQCLLETTDNDLEQEIQGIRNLLKIHVDGIVLIQSGLTVEQMGSLAGSVPWVLVDPGIPAFGGNAVYLDRAVAQRRIFEHLYTLGHRKFALLGYGKNDKWRWPALQQAAIDFGMNPAKEFTALKKQKGDRSEVAAGVRMAEEIIHQSPRPTALICLNDFIALGVIQALQHAGFSVPADFSVTGFDNLSSSFYPILTTIDQRVSVMMKEAGNLLLRQIDAPDFKHAAESIRIEPEFIIGESTGPVPE, via the coding sequence ATGAATTCCCGTTCAAAACAAACGCATAAAATTTCTTCTACTGCGGACTTAGCTCGTTATCTCGGGCTGTCACAATGGACGGTGTCACGCGCGATCAATAATCATAAGGACATCAGCGAAGCTACGCGCCGGCGTGTGATGGATGCGATGGATGAGACGGGATTTCGTCCGAATCTTTTCGCGCGCGGATTGCGCGGACGCAGTTCACGGATGATCGGCATCAGTTTTTTCCGGTTGAATGTTCCGATTTTGAATCAGAAAGTTTTGAATATTCAAACGTTTTTCCGTGAAAAACAATACCAGTGTTTGCTTGAAACGACTGATAATGATCTTGAGCAGGAAATTCAGGGAATACGGAATCTCCTCAAAATTCATGTTGATGGAATTGTTCTGATTCAGTCTGGATTGACTGTAGAGCAGATGGGGTCTTTGGCCGGCAGTGTCCCGTGGGTTTTGGTGGATCCGGGGATTCCGGCGTTTGGCGGAAATGCGGTTTATTTAGACCGGGCTGTCGCGCAACGGCGTATATTTGAACATTTATACACGTTAGGGCACCGGAAGTTTGCTCTGCTGGGTTATGGGAAAAATGATAAATGGCGGTGGCCGGCATTGCAGCAGGCCGCTATTGATTTCGGCATGAATCCTGCAAAAGAATTTACGGCTTTAAAAAAACAGAAGGGTGATCGCAGTGAGGTAGCCGCCGGAGTACGAATGGCTGAAGAGATTATTCATCAGTCGCCAAGACCGACGGCATTGATTTGTCTCAATGATTTTATTGCTCTCGGTGTAATACAGGCACTGCAGCACGCAGGTTTTTCTGTACCTGCAGATTTTTCTGTGACCGGATTTGATAATTTATCCAGCTCATTTTATCCGATATTAACAACGATTGATCAGCGGGTCAGCGTGATGATGAAAGAGGCGGGAAATCTGCTGTTGCGGCAGATTGATGCGCCGGATTTCAAACACGCAGCTGAATCAATCCGCATCGAGCCGGAATTCATTATCGGCGAATCCACCGGTCCGGTGCCGGAATAA
- a CDS encoding uroporphyrinogen decarboxylase family protein → MSVNEAAEPGSKKGVDPFFFTIKDVCEGKPANGLVWFLEQTTGNQRPPAEDRFVVKDRCKVLKSTAFESMTRRRKNRPPVFYNPVYHQTGYVESEDGIYDVVTWNTPLGSVTGKSHNNHFTEYPVKTPDDIELWTFIYENLTFQTNPVWFEKNTSDQIHFDMNWSPVQQLLQFDMGMENFYCFLADEPEKMERLLAVMHERCKDRLRLGLSLFKKTFWVYWAENTSSTEISPAYYRRLTLPHMREYAQIVHEKNARLIVHMCGLLKNLADCFPETGIDGIDSVTPPPFGDAPYKLIRDTFKPDFTIIGRLNACLWVGKSKAEIQSIIRQQIYPALLTTPFCLMVTTDAMPDIPYDDVMNLYDALESVAW, encoded by the coding sequence ATGTCTGTAAACGAAGCGGCTGAGCCGGGTTCAAAAAAAGGTGTCGATCCGTTTTTCTTTACGATTAAAGATGTTTGCGAAGGAAAACCGGCGAACGGACTGGTGTGGTTTCTTGAGCAGACAACGGGAAATCAGCGTCCGCCGGCGGAAGACCGGTTTGTCGTAAAAGACAGGTGCAAGGTGCTGAAATCAACTGCATTCGAATCGATGACGCGCCGCCGGAAAAACCGCCCGCCGGTGTTTTATAATCCTGTTTATCATCAGACCGGTTATGTTGAGTCCGAAGACGGTATCTATGACGTAGTGACATGGAATACTCCGCTCGGGAGTGTAACCGGGAAATCTCATAATAATCATTTTACAGAGTATCCAGTGAAGACGCCGGATGACATTGAACTCTGGACATTTATTTATGAAAATCTGACGTTTCAGACAAATCCGGTATGGTTTGAAAAAAATACGTCGGATCAGATTCATTTTGATATGAACTGGTCGCCGGTACAGCAGCTTTTACAGTTCGATATGGGAATGGAGAATTTCTATTGTTTTCTGGCAGATGAGCCGGAAAAAATGGAACGGTTGCTGGCGGTTATGCATGAACGCTGTAAAGACAGGCTGCGGCTGGGATTATCTCTTTTTAAAAAGACGTTTTGGGTGTACTGGGCGGAAAATACATCGTCGACAGAAATTTCACCGGCGTATTACCGGAGGCTTACGTTGCCGCATATGCGGGAATACGCACAGATTGTACATGAAAAAAATGCACGCCTGATTGTTCACATGTGCGGTCTGCTTAAAAATCTGGCGGACTGTTTCCCTGAGACCGGCATAGATGGCATTGATTCTGTGACACCGCCGCCGTTCGGAGATGCGCCGTATAAACTGATCCGGGATACATTCAAGCCGGATTTTACCATCATCGGACGTTTGAACGCCTGTCTGTGGGTCGGAAAAAGCAAGGCGGAGATTCAATCAATCATCCGGCAGCAGATTTATCCCGCACTGCTGACGACTCCTTTTTGTCTGATGGTTACGACTGATGCAATGCCTGACATCCCATATGATGATGTGATGAATTTGTATGATGCGCTGGAGTCTGTCGCATGGTGA
- a CDS encoding right-handed parallel beta-helix repeat-containing protein translates to MKYQLIVSGFFLCSSVFASAVKTVDPVKTLQSLPPGKAADVIIEPGVYRLPEEGLALKDLKDVSIQAKDVTFIATHPKTTALSFYSCTNVHVQGLTLDYDPLPFTQGTITAVDPKTHTAEFSVHAGYSDLTADFTVNRFNLFDAETRHWKIGAPDYYVRKIEALPGLRAGRIYFEPVKAGFELVKPGDHVAINLRNAAGIYIRSGCADVNMTDVTVHAAPAIAIMIRFAENSGKFERVRIIPGPTPAGATEARLLSASADGFNSAYTRKGPVLQDCEFAFIADDGVNLHGATLPVLLWEDARTCISMRPGSDPFHTLLRSGDEVRFLIEPDYRLTGTACITGIEKADPPASMDARAALGKIWPSLAKRTQSTIFYRVRFDRDMKSLGKDGVFFECFASATPDYVIRNNYFHDHRGRGLRLMAGNGLVESNRIERVKGAGISSGPEFAFWREAGWVENLIIRDNIIRDAGQGMDIFYPDSYTPGAISIFARVLPNKDKTAYYQGNKNITITGNEIDGYPLDGISMVAAQDSLIASNIIRRVNQRRIPGASTSYGIRTGNPVNVQHSAESIEIKDNQIEK, encoded by the coding sequence ATGAAGTATCAGCTGATTGTATCTGGATTTTTTTTGTGCAGCTCTGTATTTGCATCTGCGGTAAAAACTGTGGATCCGGTAAAAACGCTGCAGTCATTGCCTCCGGGTAAAGCGGCAGACGTGATCATTGAGCCGGGTGTATACCGGCTGCCGGAAGAAGGTCTGGCGTTGAAAGATCTGAAAGATGTCAGTATTCAGGCCAAAGACGTGACGTTTATTGCAACGCATCCCAAAACAACGGCGCTTAGTTTTTACAGCTGCACGAATGTACATGTGCAGGGTCTGACGCTGGATTATGATCCGTTGCCGTTCACGCAGGGAACGATTACGGCGGTTGATCCGAAAACGCATACGGCGGAATTTTCAGTGCATGCCGGCTATTCCGATTTAACCGCTGATTTCACAGTCAACCGTTTTAATCTTTTTGATGCTGAAACCCGGCACTGGAAAATCGGCGCGCCGGATTATTATGTCCGGAAAATTGAAGCGCTGCCGGGACTTCGTGCCGGGCGGATTTATTTTGAACCGGTAAAAGCGGGGTTTGAACTGGTGAAACCGGGCGATCATGTAGCGATCAATCTGCGTAATGCCGCCGGTATTTATATACGATCAGGCTGTGCCGACGTTAACATGACGGACGTAACCGTTCATGCCGCACCGGCAATCGCAATTATGATTCGGTTCGCAGAAAATTCCGGTAAATTTGAGCGGGTGCGGATTATTCCCGGTCCGACGCCGGCGGGGGCGACAGAGGCGCGCCTTTTATCAGCCAGCGCCGATGGATTCAATTCGGCCTACACACGCAAGGGACCGGTCTTGCAGGATTGTGAGTTTGCATTTATAGCGGATGACGGAGTGAATCTGCATGGCGCCACGCTGCCGGTTCTGCTGTGGGAAGATGCCCGCACCTGTATTTCGATGCGGCCGGGGTCTGACCCGTTTCATACGCTACTGCGTTCCGGCGATGAAGTCCGGTTTCTTATTGAACCGGATTACCGGTTGACAGGCACGGCATGTATCACCGGAATTGAAAAAGCTGATCCGCCGGCATCAATGGATGCCCGTGCGGCGCTCGGTAAAATCTGGCCGTCACTGGCGAAGAGAACGCAAAGCACAATTTTTTATCGCGTCCGGTTTGACCGCGATATGAAGAGTCTCGGAAAGGACGGTGTATTTTTTGAATGTTTTGCCAGCGCTACACCCGATTATGTGATCCGGAATAACTATTTTCATGATCACCGCGGACGCGGGTTGCGTTTAATGGCCGGAAACGGACTGGTGGAGAGCAACCGCATTGAACGGGTTAAAGGTGCGGGCATCAGTTCCGGGCCGGAGTTTGCATTCTGGAGAGAAGCAGGCTGGGTTGAGAATTTAATTATACGCGATAATATCATTCGTGATGCCGGGCAGGGTATGGACATTTTTTATCCGGACAGTTATACGCCCGGAGCCATTTCAATTTTTGCCCGGGTTCTGCCGAATAAAGACAAAACGGCATATTATCAGGGAAATAAAAATATCACGATTACCGGCAATGAAATTGACGGATATCCTTTGGATGGGATCAGCATGGTGGCCGCGCAGGATTCTCTTATCGCAAGCAACATCATCCGGCGTGTCAATCAGCGGAGAATTCCCGGCGCCAGCACTTCGTACGGCATCCGCACCGGAAATCCGGTGAATGTACAGCATTCCGCTGAGTCCATTGAAATCAAAGATAATCAGATCGAAAAATAA
- a CDS encoding right-handed parallel beta-helix repeat-containing protein: MIVFLSIMVLMSSSLEIETSTPVGTLTALSPGRAAQVNIVPGVYQLPAAGLRLNGLTDVTIQASNVTFIATDPQRTAISLFNCTNVVFHGLTLDYDPLPFTQGTLTAVDTNSYTADFTIHAGYPDLDEVYLSNRVHLFDAVSRRWKPGAPDYYIIRIEPVNSRQGRIFFRQTDSGFPLVAPGDHIALNIRNAGAVYVREGCDNVCFEDVTIHTAPGIAMMIRFAESAGKFNRTNVIPGPLPDGAVEPRLLSSCADAFNSGYTRTGPVLTDCEFSFMADDGINLHGVTLPVLKWEDSRTCISMRPSADPFQKILRPGDTIRFLREPDYRLVASNRIASISLTSAPDDVDWYSIMTNTWSSVSTVNHAFYRIVLEQEPELDDFSTPELFIDAPAVSSAGYEIRNNYFHDHRGRGLRLMAGNGLVESNRLERIKGAAISLGPEFISWREAGWVNDITVRNNIIQDVGQGLDITFPASYTLGAISVFARVLPQAAQTVYYCGNRNITITGNTINGCSLDGISVVAAYNTLIESNTIQNVNQKLVPTAGSSYGLQPGKPINVLFSEETEIRDNHIL; this comes from the coding sequence GTGATTGTTTTTTTATCCATCATGGTATTGATGTCTTCTTCGCTGGAGATTGAAACCTCAACTCCTGTAGGAACATTGACGGCGTTATCTCCCGGCAGAGCGGCGCAGGTTAACATTGTACCGGGCGTTTATCAATTGCCGGCAGCAGGACTCCGGCTGAATGGATTAACAGATGTCACGATTCAGGCCTCGAACGTCACCTTTATTGCAACGGATCCGCAGCGCACCGCAATTTCATTATTTAACTGTACGAATGTTGTCTTTCACGGACTGACGTTGGATTATGACCCGCTGCCGTTCACGCAAGGTACGTTGACCGCTGTCGACACAAATTCATACACCGCCGATTTTACAATTCATGCCGGATATCCGGATCTGGATGAGGTTTACCTCAGCAACCGTGTGCATTTATTTGATGCGGTGTCGCGGCGGTGGAAACCCGGTGCACCGGATTATTATATAATCCGGATTGAACCGGTAAATTCCCGGCAGGGACGGATTTTTTTCCGGCAGACCGATTCGGGATTTCCGTTGGTGGCGCCAGGCGATCATATTGCGTTAAACATCCGGAACGCCGGCGCAGTGTATGTCCGCGAAGGATGCGATAATGTTTGTTTCGAAGACGTGACAATTCACACCGCGCCCGGAATTGCAATGATGATCCGGTTTGCGGAGAGCGCCGGAAAATTCAACCGGACGAACGTGATTCCCGGCCCGCTGCCGGACGGTGCGGTTGAGCCGCGGCTGCTTTCTTCCTGCGCGGACGCATTTAATTCGGGATATACACGAACCGGGCCGGTGCTTACAGATTGCGAATTTTCATTTATGGCAGACGACGGAATCAATCTGCACGGAGTAACGCTGCCGGTGCTTAAATGGGAAGATTCGCGGACGTGCATTTCCATGCGACCGAGCGCCGATCCGTTTCAGAAAATTCTGCGCCCCGGCGATACAATCCGGTTTTTGCGGGAGCCGGATTACCGGCTGGTTGCAAGCAATCGCATTGCTTCGATTTCACTGACATCTGCTCCGGATGATGTCGACTGGTATTCTATTATGACCAATACGTGGTCATCCGTTTCAACAGTGAACCATGCATTTTACAGAATTGTTTTGGAACAGGAGCCTGAGCTTGACGATTTTTCGACACCGGAACTTTTTATTGATGCGCCTGCCGTTTCATCCGCCGGATACGAGATCCGGAATAACTATTTCCATGACCACCGCGGGCGCGGGTTGCGTTTAATGGCTGGAAACGGATTGGTGGAAAGCAACCGGCTTGAGCGAATCAAAGGTGCCGCAATCAGTCTGGGGCCGGAGTTTATTTCCTGGAGAGAAGCGGGCTGGGTTAATGACATTACAGTGCGGAATAATATAATTCAGGATGTGGGTCAGGGACTCGATATTACATTTCCCGCCAGTTACACGCTCGGTGCAATTTCTGTGTTTGCGCGTGTTCTGCCGCAAGCGGCGCAAACCGTATATTATTGCGGCAACCGGAATATTACGATCACCGGAAATACAATCAACGGATGTTCGCTGGACGGTATCAGTGTTGTTGCCGCGTACAATACGTTGATTGAAAGTAACACAATTCAGAACGTGAATCAGAAATTAGTTCCGACTGCCGGCAGTTCATACGGATTGCAGCCGGGCAAACCGATCAATGTGCTTTTTTCGGAAGAAACTGAAATTCGGGATAATCATATTTTGTGA
- a CDS encoding alpha/beta hydrolase gives MNVLLERASQKLVIPLRPDGITGAFSGGEEFEPGKFRSIRTPHLIAYKADERIRTGTAVIICPGGGYRWLSCLNEGYPVAEWLNGLGIDAYILKYRLPEVSPGEKYPVPLQDIWQAVQQIKKNGAGKTGVLGFSAGGHLAALALTHFEVPAEINSSIYRPDFGILIYPVISFVQDDICHTGSMSALLRDSPAEDERKFYSPELNVTGDTPPILLIHAMNDETVHFKHSVVMHNAMISAGIPSELCLYNEGGHGFGMGNPGQDNAGWPSVAAAWMLKNGVLRG, from the coding sequence ATGAATGTACTGCTGGAAAGAGCATCACAGAAACTGGTAATTCCGTTACGGCCTGACGGAATTACCGGCGCTTTTTCCGGCGGTGAAGAATTTGAACCCGGAAAATTCCGGAGTATCCGGACGCCGCATCTGATCGCATATAAAGCGGATGAGCGCATTCGCACCGGTACCGCCGTTATTATCTGTCCCGGCGGCGGCTATCGCTGGCTGTCCTGTTTAAATGAAGGGTATCCGGTTGCTGAGTGGCTGAACGGACTGGGTATTGATGCGTATATTTTGAAATACCGTCTGCCGGAAGTTTCTCCCGGCGAAAAATATCCGGTGCCGCTTCAGGATATTTGGCAGGCAGTTCAGCAGATTAAAAAAAACGGCGCCGGAAAAACCGGTGTACTGGGATTTTCTGCCGGCGGACATCTGGCAGCGTTGGCGCTGACTCATTTCGAAGTTCCGGCAGAAATCAACAGTTCGATCTATCGTCCTGATTTCGGAATTTTAATTTATCCTGTAATCAGTTTTGTGCAGGATGACATCTGTCACACCGGATCGATGTCGGCATTACTCAGAGATTCTCCGGCGGAAGATGAAAGAAAATTTTATTCGCCTGAATTAAATGTTACCGGAGACACACCGCCGATATTGTTAATTCATGCAATGAATGACGAAACGGTTCATTTTAAGCACAGTGTTGTCATGCACAATGCGATGATTTCCGCCGGTATTCCATCCGAACTCTGCCTTTACAATGAAGGCGGGCATGGGTTTGGCATGGGAAATCCCGGTCAGGACAATGCCGGCTGGCCGTCTGTCGCAGCAGCGTGGATGCTGAAAAACGGCGTACTACGCGGATAA